From Mycolicibacterium nivoides, a single genomic window includes:
- a CDS encoding SDR family oxidoreductase — protein sequence MGWTPDPDALRGYVAVVAGATRGAGRGIAAALGEVGATVVCTGRSSRCGSRDSDYDRPETIEETAELVTELGGSGIAVQVDHLDVTQVRMLAGRLKADYGHIDILVNDIWGAEVLKGPPDTWGRPMWQHDLDDGLRMLRLGLDTHLITSHCILPLLADRPGGLLFEITDGTTEFNAENPRLSVFYDLVKTAVNRLAFSHGHELAAFGATAVAVTPGWLRSEMMLDNYGVSEANWRSALDLARTDGYPAAPPGFAESESPRFVGRGVAAVAADPDRARWNQQSVSSAALARHYGFSDLDGRVPDAWAPL from the coding sequence ATGGGCTGGACACCGGACCCGGACGCGCTACGGGGATACGTCGCGGTGGTCGCCGGGGCCACCCGTGGCGCGGGCCGGGGCATCGCCGCGGCGTTGGGCGAGGTCGGTGCGACCGTGGTGTGCACCGGGCGCAGCAGCCGATGCGGAAGCCGCGACTCCGACTACGACCGGCCCGAGACCATCGAGGAAACAGCCGAATTGGTCACGGAACTGGGCGGTTCCGGCATCGCCGTACAGGTCGACCACCTCGACGTGACGCAGGTGCGCATGCTGGCCGGGCGGCTCAAGGCCGACTACGGACACATCGACATCCTGGTCAACGACATCTGGGGCGCCGAGGTGCTCAAGGGACCGCCCGACACCTGGGGCCGGCCGATGTGGCAGCACGATCTCGACGACGGGTTGCGGATGCTCCGGCTGGGGCTCGATACCCACCTGATCACCTCGCACTGCATCCTGCCGCTGCTCGCCGACCGGCCCGGCGGCCTGTTGTTCGAGATCACCGATGGGACAACCGAATTCAATGCCGAGAACCCCCGGCTGTCGGTGTTCTACGACCTGGTGAAGACCGCGGTGAACCGGCTGGCCTTCAGTCATGGGCACGAGCTCGCCGCATTCGGCGCCACCGCGGTCGCGGTCACCCCGGGCTGGTTGCGCTCGGAGATGATGCTCGACAACTACGGCGTCAGCGAGGCGAACTGGCGGTCCGCCCTCGACCTGGCCCGCACCGACGGCTACCCGGCCGCTCCGCCGGGTTTCGCCGAATCCGAGTCACCCAGGTTCGTCGGGCGCGGCGTCGCGGCGGTGGCCGCCGACCCGGACCGGGCCCGCTGGAACCAGCAGTCTGTCAGCTCGGCGGCCCTGGCCCGCCACTACGGGTTCAGCGACCTCGACGGGCGGGTGCCAGACGCGTGGGCCCCGCTATAA
- a CDS encoding dienelactone hydrolase family protein, whose product MTPLQRYIAEEIATDHLDGLLSRREALRRLGLLGIGAAAATALIAACGEAKQSDTAATPTATPNAAPGTAPAPAQPPGLQGAVPTSPVSWAGPDGELQGAWAAAPEPKGAVLVIHENKGLTDHIRSVAGRFAGIGYSALAIDLLSAQGGTAAFADPANATAALSKIEPPEFIANLRSGIEEVQRRVPGRKVAAVGFCMGGGLVWRLLAAGTPALAAAVPFYGPAPDDPDFGGSRDVAVLAFYGALDQRVNATEPVVRAALEKAAMVHELITEPDANHAFFNDTGDRYDPVAAADAWRRIQSWFATHLA is encoded by the coding sequence GTGACTCCACTGCAGCGCTACATCGCCGAGGAAATCGCGACCGATCACCTCGACGGGTTGTTGTCGCGCCGGGAGGCGCTGCGACGACTGGGACTGTTGGGAATCGGCGCCGCCGCGGCGACCGCGCTGATCGCCGCCTGCGGGGAAGCGAAGCAGTCCGACACCGCCGCAACACCTACGGCAACACCCAATGCGGCGCCAGGTACCGCCCCGGCACCGGCCCAGCCGCCGGGACTGCAGGGCGCGGTGCCCACCAGTCCGGTCAGTTGGGCGGGCCCCGATGGTGAGTTGCAGGGTGCCTGGGCCGCCGCGCCGGAACCCAAGGGCGCCGTTCTCGTGATCCATGAGAACAAGGGGCTCACCGACCACATCCGTTCGGTGGCGGGGCGGTTCGCCGGCATCGGGTATTCGGCTCTGGCGATCGACCTGCTCTCTGCGCAGGGCGGTACCGCCGCATTCGCCGACCCGGCCAACGCCACCGCCGCGTTGAGCAAGATCGAACCGCCGGAGTTCATCGCCAATCTGCGATCCGGCATCGAGGAGGTGCAACGGCGCGTTCCGGGGCGCAAGGTCGCCGCGGTCGGTTTCTGCATGGGCGGTGGGCTGGTCTGGCGGCTCCTGGCGGCGGGTACTCCCGCGCTGGCTGCCGCGGTGCCGTTCTACGGTCCGGCGCCTGATGATCCGGATTTCGGCGGTTCACGCGATGTCGCGGTGCTCGCCTTCTACGGCGCCCTGGACCAGCGGGTCAACGCAACCGAACCGGTGGTGCGCGCGGCGCTGGAGAAGGCCGCGATGGTGCACGAGTTGATCACCGAACCCGATGCCAACCATGCGTTCTTCAACGACACCGGCGATCGCTACGACCCGGTGGCCGCAGCCGATGCCTGGCGCCGCATCCAGAGTTGGTTCGCCACGCATCTCGCCTGA
- a CDS encoding glycosyltransferase, translating into MRVVQVANFYGPRSGGLRTAVDRLGAEYCALGHEVYLIVPGPHPQRHVLAGGVVRISLPARLIPFTGGYRAVLPGPVTALLKQLVPDAIEVSDRLTLRSLGPWGRKHGVATVMISHERLDRLVGQVLPRPAAIMVADFANRRTAANYDAVVCTTGFAREEFDRIGADNVATVPLGVDLEQFHPRRRCAEMRSRWAAPQQTLLVHCGRLSVEKHAHRSIDTVAALRDSGVDARLVVVGEGPLRARLERQANGLPVAFTGYIGCRDTVATILASADVALAPGPHETFGLAALEALACGTPAVVSRTSALAEILTYDSGATADNDAHAIARAVTSVIGRPEPLRRSSARQRAEQFTWPRSAAGMLHALGAR; encoded by the coding sequence ATGCGGGTTGTCCAGGTCGCCAACTTCTACGGCCCGCGATCGGGAGGTCTCCGGACCGCTGTCGACCGCCTGGGCGCAGAGTATTGCGCACTTGGCCACGAGGTATATCTCATCGTCCCGGGTCCGCACCCGCAGCGCCATGTCCTCGCCGGCGGCGTCGTGCGGATATCTCTGCCTGCCAGGCTCATCCCGTTCACCGGCGGCTACCGGGCGGTGCTGCCCGGTCCGGTGACGGCGTTGCTGAAGCAGCTCGTTCCCGACGCAATCGAGGTGTCGGACCGGTTGACCCTGAGGTCGCTGGGCCCGTGGGGCCGTAAACACGGGGTGGCCACGGTGATGATCTCCCACGAACGACTGGACCGGTTGGTGGGACAGGTGCTGCCACGGCCGGCCGCGATCATGGTCGCGGACTTCGCCAACCGGCGCACCGCGGCCAACTACGACGCCGTGGTGTGCACGACGGGCTTCGCGCGTGAGGAATTCGACCGGATCGGCGCCGACAACGTCGCGACCGTGCCGCTCGGGGTGGACCTCGAGCAGTTCCACCCGCGGCGCCGGTGTGCCGAGATGCGCAGCCGATGGGCCGCGCCTCAGCAGACCCTCCTGGTGCACTGCGGCAGGCTGTCGGTCGAGAAACATGCCCACCGCAGCATCGATACCGTTGCCGCCCTGCGTGATTCAGGTGTGGATGCGCGGTTGGTGGTGGTCGGGGAGGGGCCGTTGCGGGCGCGGCTGGAACGGCAGGCCAACGGGCTGCCGGTGGCCTTCACCGGGTACATCGGCTGCCGGGACACCGTGGCGACCATCTTGGCCTCGGCCGATGTGGCACTGGCGCCGGGACCGCACGAGACCTTCGGCCTGGCCGCCCTGGAGGCGCTTGCCTGCGGAACTCCGGCGGTCGTGTCGCGGACCTCGGCACTGGCCGAGATCCTCACCTACGACAGCGGGGCGACTGCCGACAACGACGCGCACGCCATCGCGCGGGCCGTCACCTCGGTGATCGGCCGGCCCGAACCGCTGCGCCGCAGCAGCGCCCGGCAGCGTGCCGAGCAGTTCACCTGGCCGCGATCCGCAGCCGGCATGCTCCATGCCCTGGGAGCCCGGTAG
- a CDS encoding APC family permease has protein sequence MSETTTAPESLGYPPPAGRQLRGNLGVASIVFMVVAAAAPLGVIGGVVPLGIASGNGAGFPATFIAATAVLLLFAVGFTAMTPYVDEAGAFFSYVRQALGLPTGIGIAFVALVSYVALEAGVYGLLGPAGASVVELAGGPALPWWVFAAVAFAVTTYLGYRNIELSSRVLGVLLTAEIAIVLVLDLVIVANGGDHGLSSGIVNPTAIFSGSLGIGLLFAIISYVGFEATAIFRDEARTPERTIPRATYLALILIGVFYAVTSWALISGWGDEQAIARATDSGSTFLGDTAHRYIGAAGADIITVLYFTSLFACILAFHNVASRYVFALSQRDVLPARLSQPHDRHGSPHQASLWISGVVAAGILLAVVFGLDPAAQFYTWFAGATTVGVVLLMIATSVAVLVYFARDRHGHSLWRVRIAPGLGLAGLLGALVLILANLNDLVGGSSVLAWVIVGVLVAAFAAGVVVGRRVGSTS, from the coding sequence ATGTCCGAAACCACCACAGCCCCAGAATCGTTGGGCTACCCGCCGCCGGCCGGCCGGCAGCTGCGCGGCAACCTCGGGGTGGCCTCGATCGTTTTCATGGTGGTGGCCGCGGCCGCACCGCTGGGTGTGATCGGTGGTGTGGTGCCGTTGGGTATCGCGTCGGGCAACGGCGCCGGATTCCCTGCCACGTTCATCGCCGCCACGGCGGTGCTGCTGTTGTTCGCGGTCGGCTTCACCGCGATGACCCCGTATGTCGACGAGGCGGGCGCCTTCTTCTCCTATGTTCGTCAGGCGCTCGGCTTGCCCACCGGCATCGGTATTGCCTTTGTGGCACTCGTGAGCTACGTGGCGCTGGAGGCCGGCGTGTACGGACTGCTCGGCCCCGCCGGGGCCAGTGTCGTCGAGCTGGCAGGCGGGCCGGCTCTGCCCTGGTGGGTGTTCGCCGCGGTGGCCTTCGCTGTCACCACCTACCTCGGTTACCGCAACATCGAGCTGTCCAGCCGTGTGTTGGGCGTGCTGCTCACCGCCGAGATCGCGATCGTGCTGGTGCTCGACCTGGTGATCGTGGCCAACGGAGGCGATCACGGATTGTCCTCGGGCATCGTCAACCCGACTGCGATCTTCTCCGGATCACTGGGCATCGGGCTGCTCTTCGCGATCATCAGCTACGTCGGATTCGAGGCCACCGCGATCTTCCGCGACGAGGCCCGCACTCCCGAGCGGACGATTCCGCGGGCCACCTACCTGGCGCTGATCCTGATCGGGGTGTTCTACGCGGTCACCAGCTGGGCGTTGATCTCGGGTTGGGGCGACGAGCAGGCCATCGCCCGCGCCACCGACTCGGGCTCCACCTTCCTCGGCGACACCGCGCACCGGTACATCGGCGCGGCCGGCGCCGACATCATCACGGTGCTGTATTTCACCAGCCTGTTCGCCTGCATCCTGGCCTTCCACAACGTCGCGTCGCGGTACGTGTTCGCGCTCTCGCAGCGCGACGTGCTTCCCGCGCGGCTGAGCCAACCGCACGACCGGCACGGCTCACCCCATCAGGCCTCGCTGTGGATTTCCGGTGTCGTAGCGGCAGGTATCCTGCTGGCGGTGGTGTTCGGGCTGGACCCGGCCGCCCAGTTCTACACCTGGTTCGCCGGGGCGACGACGGTCGGTGTGGTGCTGCTGATGATCGCCACCAGTGTCGCGGTTCTGGTCTACTTCGCTCGCGACCGGCACGGCCATTCACTGTGGCGGGTGCGCATCGCCCCAGGGCTCGGTCTGGCGGGTCTGCTGGGTGCGCTGGTGCTGATCCTGGCCAACCTCAACGATCTGGTCGGCGGTTCCAGCGTGCTGGCCTGGGTGATCGTCGGCGTGCTCGTCGCCGCCTTCGCGGCCGGTGTGGTCGTGGGCCGTCGGGTCGGGAGCACCTCATGA
- a CDS encoding glutamine synthetase family protein: MTVNGAVSAPARTAEDDAVYGIQDGSITEVEVGWSDPLGHAQGKRIPAAGFLDRARGSGFAFCEASLGWNTDATVIDGLRLTNWDGGYPDVHAVPDLSTFRPLPWRPGTGHVLSDIVTHDRSPSQLDPRAVLRRVLAQLAELGYTAKVGVELEFYLLDPDGSAFQPDIHAYSLENANALDPLLTDLQQTLAAFTRLEGIETEYGPGQVEANLIYADALEAADDAARLKYAAKEVARRHGKIASFMPKPFTEHSGSSAHLHISLWRDGDPAFAPQGGQENQLALWSIAGLLEHLPSITLFGAHSVNAYRRFVPDSFAPATVTWSRDNRSAAVRSLVDADPSATRIELRSGASDSNPYWLVASALAAVVAGIRAQRTPPVAEGGNLYSKGTALPESLGVAIALATQDDTVAEILGHDSVHDFAAIAHSEWLEYSRHVSDWERRRYLATS; this comes from the coding sequence ATGACGGTCAACGGTGCGGTGAGCGCGCCGGCACGGACCGCCGAGGACGATGCGGTGTACGGCATCCAGGACGGTTCGATCACCGAGGTCGAGGTCGGCTGGAGTGATCCCCTCGGTCACGCGCAGGGCAAGCGGATCCCGGCCGCCGGCTTCCTCGACCGGGCCCGCGGCAGCGGATTCGCCTTCTGCGAAGCATCTTTGGGGTGGAACACCGATGCCACGGTGATCGACGGGTTGCGGCTGACCAATTGGGACGGCGGTTATCCGGACGTCCACGCGGTGCCGGACCTGTCGACGTTCCGGCCGCTGCCGTGGCGTCCCGGTACCGGGCATGTGCTCTCCGACATCGTCACCCATGACCGCAGTCCGTCACAGCTGGATCCCCGTGCGGTACTGCGGCGGGTACTCGCACAGCTGGCCGAGCTCGGCTACACCGCCAAGGTCGGCGTCGAGTTGGAGTTCTACCTGCTCGACCCGGACGGGTCGGCATTCCAGCCCGACATCCATGCCTACTCACTGGAGAACGCGAACGCCCTCGATCCGCTGCTCACCGATCTGCAGCAGACTCTTGCCGCCTTCACCCGGCTGGAGGGGATCGAAACCGAGTACGGCCCGGGGCAGGTCGAGGCGAACCTGATCTACGCCGATGCCCTGGAGGCCGCCGACGATGCCGCCCGGCTCAAGTACGCGGCCAAAGAGGTGGCCCGCAGACACGGCAAGATCGCCAGCTTCATGCCCAAACCGTTCACCGAACACTCGGGAAGCTCGGCGCACCTGCACATCTCGCTGTGGCGGGACGGCGACCCGGCCTTCGCCCCGCAGGGCGGCCAGGAGAACCAGCTGGCGCTGTGGTCGATCGCCGGGCTGCTCGAGCATCTGCCGTCGATCACCCTGTTCGGTGCGCACTCGGTCAACGCATACCGGCGGTTCGTACCGGATTCGTTCGCACCGGCCACAGTGACCTGGAGCCGGGACAACCGGAGCGCGGCGGTGCGATCCCTGGTGGATGCCGACCCCTCGGCTACCCGCATCGAATTGCGCAGTGGTGCTTCGGATTCCAACCCGTACTGGTTGGTGGCCTCGGCGCTGGCCGCCGTGGTCGCAGGCATCCGGGCCCAGCGCACGCCACCGGTCGCCGAGGGCGGCAACCTCTATTCCAAGGGGACGGCGCTGCCGGAGTCTCTCGGCGTGGCGATCGCGCTGGCCACCCAGGACGACACCGTGGCCGAAATTCTGGGGCACGACTCCGTGCACGATTTCGCTGCGATCGCACACAGCGAATGGCTGGAATACAGCCGCCACGTCAGCGACTGGGAACGTCGACGTTATCTGGCCACCTCATGA
- a CDS encoding acyl-CoA dehydrogenase family protein — MTATVDGRETRREQPLGGSVADRLGRLPDIVDELRRGDVAAERDRVLQYDAVRRLRAAGLLALRVPARYGGPGGSVRDVTGAVIEIARASSNVAQALRAHFGYAERLLSNRATEDERVRWFARINDGLVFGNAITDGAGRSPSSADTTVLADDDGVLRLNGYKFYSTGSLFADVIAVSAVDVERRDLQAIVPTDRAGVELFDDWDGFGQRLTASGGTRFTDVVVHPDEVTTVSDGDHLGHSTTFLQLYLAAVAAGIAYGVLDDAVRYVRTKARPAAHSLSDSASTDPFVLQAVGDIAADAEAAGTLVLTAAAAIDAVVDSGRQHDGQALADAAITVARAQLVAERLTLSAAQRLFDTGGASATSRALNLDRHWRNARTVASHNPLAYKAYAAGDFAVNGVWPPANGYF, encoded by the coding sequence ATGACCGCGACAGTGGACGGACGCGAGACCAGACGCGAACAGCCGCTTGGTGGTTCGGTGGCCGACCGGCTGGGCAGGCTTCCGGATATCGTCGACGAACTTCGGCGCGGTGATGTGGCCGCCGAGCGGGACCGGGTGCTGCAGTACGACGCGGTGCGCCGCCTCCGGGCCGCCGGGCTACTCGCATTGCGGGTGCCCGCCCGGTACGGCGGACCCGGCGGCAGCGTCCGTGACGTGACCGGCGCCGTGATCGAGATCGCGCGCGCCAGTTCCAATGTCGCCCAGGCGCTGCGGGCTCACTTCGGATACGCCGAGCGCTTGTTGAGCAACCGTGCCACCGAGGATGAGCGCGTGCGCTGGTTCGCCCGGATCAACGACGGGCTGGTGTTCGGCAACGCGATCACCGACGGGGCCGGCCGGTCACCGTCGAGTGCGGACACCACGGTGCTGGCGGACGACGACGGTGTACTGCGTCTGAACGGCTACAAGTTCTATTCGACCGGATCGTTGTTCGCCGACGTCATCGCGGTGTCGGCGGTGGACGTCGAGAGGCGTGACCTGCAGGCGATCGTTCCGACGGATCGCGCCGGGGTCGAACTCTTCGACGACTGGGACGGGTTCGGCCAACGGCTGACGGCCAGCGGCGGTACCCGGTTCACCGATGTGGTGGTGCACCCTGACGAGGTCACCACGGTGTCCGACGGGGATCACCTGGGCCACAGCACCACATTCCTGCAGCTGTACCTGGCCGCGGTGGCCGCGGGCATCGCATACGGCGTCCTCGACGACGCCGTGCGGTATGTGCGGACCAAGGCCCGGCCCGCGGCGCACTCCCTGTCCGACAGTGCCTCAACCGACCCGTTCGTCCTGCAGGCCGTGGGCGATATCGCGGCCGACGCGGAGGCGGCGGGCACGCTGGTGCTCACCGCTGCCGCGGCGATCGACGCGGTGGTGGACAGCGGCCGCCAGCATGATGGGCAGGCACTGGCCGACGCGGCGATCACGGTCGCCCGCGCACAGTTGGTGGCCGAACGGCTGACGCTCTCGGCGGCCCAGCGGTTGTTCGACACCGGCGGCGCGTCCGCCACGTCCCGGGCGCTCAACCTGGACCGGCACTGGCGCAATGCCCGCACGGTGGCGAGCCATAACCCGCTGGCCTACAAGGCATATGCGGCGGGCGATTTCGCGGTCAACGGGGTCTGGCCGCCGGCCAACGGATACTTCTGA
- a CDS encoding cupredoxin domain-containing protein, with protein sequence MLRLAVLVVSVFLLGGTTVACGQADSPTGHGRHSETVTASPGTSVPTGPVIAIEGMGFSALGPVAPGTEITIINNDEVEHSVTSRTKGLFDVHVEGKGRATLTAPQDAGEYAFYCLYHPAMLGTLTVK encoded by the coding sequence ATGCTTCGACTTGCAGTGTTGGTCGTGTCGGTGTTCTTGCTCGGCGGGACGACTGTTGCGTGCGGGCAAGCGGATTCGCCTACCGGCCACGGCCGGCATTCGGAGACGGTCACCGCCAGCCCGGGCACGTCGGTCCCGACGGGCCCCGTCATCGCGATCGAGGGCATGGGGTTCAGCGCCCTCGGGCCCGTCGCGCCGGGGACCGAGATCACGATCATCAACAACGACGAGGTCGAGCATTCGGTGACGTCGCGGACCAAGGGACTGTTCGACGTCCACGTCGAGGGCAAGGGGCGGGCGACGCTCACGGCTCCCCAGGATGCGGGGGAGTACGCCTTCTACTGTCTCTATCACCCGGCGATGCTGGGCACCCTGACGGTCAAGTAG
- a CDS encoding cytochrome P450 — MGIAPRVNGAPPPDVPRSEIELGSWQFWREDDDIRDGAFAALRRDDPISYHPACVLEGFPESPGHWAVTRYDDVFQASRHPEIFSSASGITIGDQTAELAEYFGSMIVMDDPRHTRLRNIVRSAFTPRVVALIEDSVRDRARRLVADMVARNPDGNAELVTELAGPLPLQIICDMMGIPEPDHQRIFHWTNVILGFGDPDLTTDFDEFLQVAMDIGAYATALADERRAVPTEDLTTSLVQAEVDGERLTSAEVASFFILLVVAGNETTRNAISHGVLALTRFPEEREKWWSRYEELAPTAVEEIVRWASPVSYMRRTVTQDTVLGGTPLPAGAKVTLWYGSANRDESKFADPWMFDITRHPNPHLGFGGGGAHFCLGANLARREITVAFEELHRQLPDIVVTEEPDRLQSQFIHGIKRMPVAWSTR, encoded by the coding sequence GTGGGTATCGCACCGCGGGTCAATGGGGCGCCTCCTCCCGACGTGCCGCGCTCGGAGATCGAACTCGGATCGTGGCAGTTCTGGCGCGAGGACGACGACATTCGCGACGGAGCGTTCGCGGCGCTGCGCCGCGACGACCCGATCTCGTATCACCCGGCGTGCGTCCTCGAGGGTTTTCCCGAAAGCCCCGGGCACTGGGCGGTGACCAGGTACGACGACGTCTTCCAGGCCAGCCGCCACCCGGAGATCTTCAGCTCCGCGTCCGGGATCACCATCGGTGACCAAACTGCGGAATTGGCCGAGTATTTCGGCTCGATGATCGTGATGGACGATCCCCGCCACACCCGCCTGCGCAACATCGTGCGCAGCGCTTTCACCCCGCGGGTGGTGGCCCTGATCGAGGATTCCGTCCGTGACCGGGCCCGGCGACTGGTCGCCGACATGGTGGCCAGAAATCCCGACGGCAACGCCGAACTCGTCACCGAACTCGCAGGCCCGCTACCGCTGCAGATCATCTGCGACATGATGGGCATCCCCGAACCGGACCATCAACGGATCTTCCACTGGACCAACGTGATCCTGGGGTTCGGCGACCCTGATCTGACCACCGACTTCGACGAGTTCCTGCAGGTGGCGATGGACATCGGCGCGTATGCGACGGCGCTGGCCGACGAGCGCCGGGCGGTGCCCACCGAGGACCTCACGACGAGCCTGGTCCAGGCGGAGGTCGACGGCGAACGGCTGACCTCCGCGGAGGTGGCCTCGTTCTTCATCCTGCTGGTGGTCGCGGGCAACGAGACCACCCGCAACGCCATCAGCCACGGCGTGCTCGCGCTCACCCGGTTCCCCGAAGAGCGCGAGAAATGGTGGTCGCGGTACGAGGAACTGGCCCCGACCGCGGTGGAGGAGATCGTGCGCTGGGCCTCGCCGGTGAGCTACATGCGCCGCACGGTCACCCAGGACACGGTGCTCGGCGGGACACCGCTGCCGGCGGGCGCGAAGGTGACGCTGTGGTACGGATCGGCGAATCGGGACGAGTCGAAGTTTGCCGATCCGTGGATGTTCGACATCACCCGCCATCCCAATCCCCATCTCGGATTCGGCGGCGGCGGTGCACATTTCTGCCTCGGAGCAAACCTGGCACGTCGGGAGATCACCGTGGCGTTCGAGGAGTTGCACCGCCAGTTGCCCGACATCGTCGTGACCGAGGAACCCGACCGACTGCAGTCGCAGTTCATCCACGGCATCAAGCGCATGCCGGTGGCTTGGTCTACCCGCTGA
- a CDS encoding DUF6188 family protein: MSEQWIQGCLVQRITFRDGLVLNLDDYNELVISVPLELTLPAIGTDDSEVVSLDPRALRNEVRPLFDFAGQRCTHADWENDGSLHLGFSDGHRIDVRPDDRQTSWELYGKYHGYAACLPHGRVRVVRHDQDDSDQDGDDVPTRESG; this comes from the coding sequence ATGAGCGAACAATGGATTCAAGGGTGCTTGGTCCAGCGGATCACGTTTCGTGATGGCCTGGTGCTCAACCTCGACGACTACAACGAACTGGTCATCTCGGTTCCGCTGGAACTGACGCTTCCGGCGATCGGTACCGACGATTCCGAAGTGGTGTCGCTCGACCCGCGCGCCCTGCGCAACGAGGTCCGCCCGCTGTTCGATTTCGCCGGCCAACGCTGCACGCATGCCGACTGGGAGAACGACGGCAGCCTCCACCTCGGTTTTTCCGACGGCCACCGGATCGATGTGCGGCCCGACGACCGCCAGACCTCGTGGGAGCTGTACGGGAAGTACCACGGCTACGCCGCATGCCTGCCGCACGGACGGGTCCGCGTCGTCCGTCACGATCAGGATGACTCCGATCAAGACGGCGACGACGTCCCCACCCGTGAGAGCGGCTGA
- a CDS encoding TIGR03854 family LLM class F420-dependent oxidoreductase, whose amino-acid sequence MKVRFGVGLGAETTPDELDGVIDHLESSGVDSVWFSELVYTPAVDPFVGMAYALARTRRLKVGTSVAILPGRHPVLVAKQLASLAALAPKRVLPAFGLHSALPPERDIFVVPDGRRAAVFDESLDLLRAALRGGDVSFQGEYFTVRSAQVQPVPATPIDIWLGGSAPAALTRIGKFGDGWLGSFLTPDEAAAARRRIETEAVAAGRTIEPDHFGISLAVGDGALPADLLAAVRRRRPDVDPEDLIAADWPDLHRQLDRYLAAGLTKFVIRAAGPADRTAFLDRFTAELLPRQN is encoded by the coding sequence ATGAAGGTTCGCTTCGGCGTGGGACTCGGCGCTGAAACCACCCCGGACGAGCTGGACGGCGTCATCGATCACCTGGAGAGTTCCGGGGTCGATTCGGTGTGGTTCTCCGAACTGGTCTACACCCCGGCGGTGGATCCGTTCGTCGGCATGGCCTACGCGCTGGCCCGCACCCGGCGGTTGAAGGTCGGGACCTCGGTAGCGATCCTGCCGGGACGCCATCCGGTTTTGGTGGCCAAACAATTGGCATCTCTGGCGGCGCTGGCGCCCAAACGGGTGCTGCCCGCGTTCGGGCTCCATTCGGCGCTGCCACCCGAGCGGGACATCTTCGTGGTTCCCGACGGCCGGCGGGCCGCGGTCTTCGACGAATCCCTTGACCTGCTGCGAGCCGCCCTGCGCGGTGGCGATGTGTCATTCCAGGGCGAGTACTTCACCGTCCGCTCCGCGCAGGTACAACCGGTACCGGCGACCCCGATCGACATCTGGCTGGGTGGGTCGGCACCGGCGGCCCTGACCCGGATCGGCAAATTCGGCGACGGGTGGCTGGGCAGCTTTCTCACCCCCGACGAGGCGGCCGCGGCGCGCCGGCGCATCGAGACCGAGGCGGTTGCGGCGGGCCGCACCATCGAGCCCGACCACTTCGGGATCAGCCTCGCCGTCGGGGACGGCGCACTGCCGGCCGATCTGCTCGCCGCGGTCCGTCGCCGCAGGCCCGACGTCGACCCCGAGGACCTGATCGCGGCCGACTGGCCCGACCTGCACCGCCAACTCGATCGCTACCTGGCCGCCGGCCTGACCAAGTTCGTGATCAGGGCGGCGGGTCCGGCCGACCGCACCGCCTTCCTGGACCGGTTCACCGCCGAGCTGTTGCCCCGGCAGAACTGA
- a CDS encoding protein disulfide oxidoreductase, whose amino-acid sequence MRMRGLFCAVAMMFALVAAPTAAADDRMQFTGTTLSGAPFNGSSLAGRPAVLWFWTPWCPFCNAEAPSVSQVAAANPQVSFVGVAAHSDVGAMQGFVDKYHLNFPNLNDADGSIWARYNVPWQPAYVFYRADGSSTFVNNPTSAMPQQELADRVAALKS is encoded by the coding sequence ATGAGGATGCGAGGCCTGTTTTGCGCGGTCGCGATGATGTTCGCACTGGTCGCAGCGCCGACCGCGGCCGCTGACGATCGAATGCAGTTCACCGGGACCACCTTGTCGGGTGCCCCGTTCAACGGGTCGAGCCTGGCCGGGCGGCCCGCGGTGCTGTGGTTCTGGACGCCGTGGTGCCCGTTCTGCAACGCCGAGGCACCGTCGGTCAGTCAGGTTGCCGCGGCCAATCCGCAGGTCAGCTTCGTCGGCGTGGCGGCCCATTCCGACGTGGGGGCCATGCAGGGGTTCGTCGACAAGTACCACCTCAATTTCCCCAACCTCAATGATGCCGACGGGTCGATCTGGGCGCGGTACAACGTGCCGTGGCAACCCGCCTACGTCTTCTACCGCGCCGACGGGTCATCGACATTCGTCAACAACCCGACGTCGGCCATGCCGCAGCAAGAGCTGGCCGATCGGGTCGCGGCCCTGAAGAGCTAG